In a single window of the Porites lutea chromosome 14, jaPorLute2.1, whole genome shotgun sequence genome:
- the LOC140925117 gene encoding uncharacterized protein encodes MIMMFRLSAIALLVFLTSTFGPSQADIETKILEMDREIKAINSRLNGAHVQCEDLLTPWDAKSDAPIMFLDRQDVKCAKEKFLARFHLTRQGSHGDSAVRFEYRCCQFIL; translated from the exons ATGATAATGATGTTTCGCTTGTCTGCGATAGCGTTGTTGGTTTTCTTGACCAGTACTTTCGGGCCATCACAG GCTGACATTGAGACCAAAATCCTCGAAATGGACCGAGAAATCAAG GCCATCAATTCCAGGTTAAATGGCGCCCACGTGCAGTGTGAAGACCTGCTCACACCTTGGGATGCAAAGTCCGATGCGCCCATCATGTTTTTAGACCGACAAGACGTAAAGTGCGCAAAAGAAAAGTTCTTGGCCAGATTTCACCTCACCAGGCAGGGTAGTCATGGCGACTCCGCTGTTCGCTTCGAGTACCGCTGCTGCCAGTTCATTCTGTAA